The genomic DNA GCGAGCAAGACTAACCTGACTATGGCTGATACTGAATCCCCGCTGACGGAGTTGTTCCAGTTCCGGTCGGACGGCCGGTAACAGCCCGACTTGTTTCGCCTTGAGCAAAATCCCAGCCGTGCCGATCTTCTTCAAGCCCATCTGCGTGAGCTTGCGTCGGCCTTTCTTCTCATCCATCAACACCCAGTCCGCGCCCAACTCGCGCGCCAACACAATCGTCTCTGCCTCACCGAGATCCATCTCATCCAGCAAGACTTCTACCGCCAACCGGTCTTTGACGCGCACGGTCTTGAT from bacterium includes the following:
- a CDS encoding DUF3368 domain-containing protein, with amino-acid sequence MAGREAGGAKREVTTATWIKTVRVKDRLAVEVLLDEMDLGEAETIVLARELGADWVLMDEKKGRRKLTQMGLKKIGTAGILLKAKQVGLLPAVRPELEQLRQRGFSISHSQVSLAREDRSQRGVSLYNLASDV